The Acidobacteriota bacterium DNA segment GAAGCCGCCGAAGCCAGGGATTTTGTGCCTCAGATCGAGCGGTTGCTGATCGCGGCGGATCACAGCCGGGACGGTAAACTTGCATCCAAATTGGCCGGATTGTTTGCGGGTGCGCGCCACATTACGACTACCGTGCTGGAATTGAATCAAACCGAACAGCCGCGCCCGCTGCCTGCGCCGGAAAGTCCGGCAGAAACTGTCAAAACTTCCGTGGAAGCGGCCGCGCGCCAGACCCAAAGTGAAAATGGTAAAGAAGAGAAATCGAGCCGACCAGAAGTGTTGGCCGACCGAAAGCCTGCGGCTGATGCGTCGGGAGCCGCATCAGCCATTATGAAAGAGGCAGAAAAAGGATACGACATGCTCTTTTTGGGCGTCGAGCATGCATTTGGCAAAGGCAATCCATCTGGCGGTTTCGGCCTTCCAGTGGAAAAGGTCGTGCGCGAATTTCAAAAAGCCGTTGCAATTGTTCTGGCCAAAGACGGTCAATCACTCGAATCGCTTACTGAATCCCTGAACATTCTTGTGCCCACCACAGGCGCGGATTATTCGCGGCGCGCTGCCGAAGTCGCCATTGCCATTGCCAAAGCCTGCCAGGGCCGCGTCACCGCATTTCACGTGTCGCCGCCGCTTCAGAGAATTTCGCTTCTGCGCAGACCGCCTGGAAAGCTCGACCCAAGCCGCGCCTTGGTTGGCGATATTCTGGCATTGGGAAAACGCGAAGGCGTTCCGGTGCATCCGCTGGTCAAACTTCATCGCTTGCCGGAGTCGGCTATTCTGCGTCAAATCAAAGCCGGTCGTCACAATCTGGTGATTCTGGGTGTCAAGCTGCGTTCCGCTGAGCACTTGTTTTTTGGCCACGGCGTTTCCGCGTTGCTGGAAAGCATTCCCTGCTCAATGATCATCGTCAATTCATAACGGCGAGTAATAGCATTCCCCCGCGCAAGCCTTGCACAGCGTGCGGCCGTCGCGTTCGACTTCGCGATGATCGTTGATGCCTTCGCCGCATTCGTCGCATTCGACGCGCACCAGCGGATGACCGGGTTTATCCGCATCGGGCAAGGTGATCCGCACTCGCTGCCAGGCAAACAGATTGTCGTCCGGCAAAGTCTTATACGCTTCCAGTTGCTGTTCTTTTTTGGTTGGCAGGTGGCTGAAAAGTTGTTTGGCCCGTTCGCGCGAAGATTCGACCGCGACGACGCGGACGGCTTCGTTGGTTTCGGTATTGAGGAAAGTTGCGGCGAGTTTGCCAAAGTCTCGAAATTTCAAGGTGCGTTTGCCAAGTCGGCAGCCTGTCACTGTGTTGATTGCATCCGCCGCGCAGCGATCAATTTCAACGAATACAATCAGCCGCTTGCCGACCTTTGGCTCTTCGATACCGACAAGGCGACACCCTAACATCGCCATCCGCACGCCCAGCACCTGTCCCGGACACATGTGGCCGTGATTGCGCTCGGCTTCGGTCAAATACTCGGCCAATTCTTTCATCGCATTCCCTCAATACAACAAATAAGGATTGCGGCGGTTGGCAAAATCCTCTTCTCCGGCTTTCCACGATGCGGCGATGTCTTCCAGCGAAGCGCCGCTTTCGATTTGTTCGCGCAATTTTGTCGTCCCCGCAATCACATCAAATGGCAAGCGGTCATACACGTATTCATACGGCGGCGTTTGCCATTTGAAACCTTCCGGGTAAAGGTCGTGCATGGCTTTGATCAAGGCGACACCGGTAATAACAGGTTTGAGCGTTTGGCGGTCGGTGACATGAAGCTGCGCGCCGTGGCAGAGTTGCGCGACGTGTTTTTGAAAGGTCGGTTTGAAACTGTGCGGGCGAAAATGGGCTCCCGGCAGCGCCTGTTGGTT contains these protein-coding regions:
- a CDS encoding TraR/DksA C4-type zinc finger protein, whose translation is MKELAEYLTEAERNHGHMCPGQVLGVRMAMLGCRLVGIEEPKVGKRLIVFVEIDRCAADAINTVTGCRLGKRTLKFRDFGKLAATFLNTETNEAVRVVAVESSRERAKQLFSHLPTKKEQQLEAYKTLPDDNLFAWQRVRITLPDADKPGHPLVRVECDECGEGINDHREVERDGRTLCKACAGECYYSPL